In a single window of the Rhodamnia argentea isolate NSW1041297 chromosome 2, ASM2092103v1, whole genome shotgun sequence genome:
- the LOC115749941 gene encoding splicing factor, suppressor of white-apricot homolog isoform X4 — MFVGKHGGQSEIILRVKHGDNPTFGFLMPDHHLHPYFRFLVDHQELLKSDAEEKSLEGENTEDGGQEDAGGALSLLGATYGSGEDEDETTELKPELEEDRPKKVNVVTELSSDGLDCKESSTDVTGKERSIPKHPPNSSMKEKASAVKKNRSTSTVKAGAECATKKGGETLSSTASMKSSSLPSSKKVEQPLLEPPSDVKRLVNKIVEFIVKNGEAFESVLIEQDKNNGRFPFLLPSNQYYHYYLKVLQKAQQSKLLGNKSSSEKTDAAVHVVEKNAALSKDSDSQSVGPDIPYESDRKGKFKMVIGKSKKDGQDQPSRDHQQQIGVSVDAAAAVAILQAARRGIKNPTVGIFPKTSLDTNSHAQGSESGEASSFAPIQNLDKKAENNISLASDEAIARTAAVVAASEADSSEASLTKEQKLKAERLKRAKMFAALLKSGAAPSKTQLSRGLSVEPLDSGVSGSAGIPITSSQEREDSSFPVDFGNSDINQKSERKTSGNEQNERRSKRKYRSRAERHKEEEDEEEQEGEEEEEREEEERADKDEERDHKHSRKKRRSHRAHHSKERHRHRKRHSSSKDKESRHRRRHDSPDEERHQHGHDSFDDEQRHHRHRNRHDSSDSERRHSHRRNRHDSIDDKLDGSSGDEHMPHHRHKHNGSLDDKELPRGNSHQRRDYDNETNRNKSGKYRESHSGRKELEEGEISAGSSELKALVSDRIAREASTGLSNTSQAPRAPSEPSEPSEVPNDLRAKIRAMLMATM; from the exons ATGTTTGTTGGTAAACATGGTGGGCAGTCGGAGATTATTTTGAGGGTGAAACACGGTGACAACCCAACGTTTGGGTTCTTGATGCCggatcatcatcttcatccatACTTCCGGTTTCTTGTTGATCACCAAGAACTTCTTAAGTCCGATGCAGAAGAAAAATCTTTAGAAGGTGAGAATACAGAGGATGGTGGGCAGGAAGATGCTGGTGGTGCACTGTCTTTGCTCGGTGCTACATATGGGTCCggagaggatgaagatgaaacAACTGAGCTGAAACCTGAACTTGAAGAAGACAGGCCTAAGAAAGTCAATGTTGTTACTGAGCTCAGTTCTGATGGATTGGACTGTAAAGAGTCATCCACTGATGTAACTGGGAAGGAAAGATCAATTCCCAAACATCCACCAAATTCATCTATGAAAGAAAAAGCTTCTGCAGTTAAAAAGAACCGCTCAACTTCTACAGTTAAAGCCGGAGCTGAATGTGCAACAAAAAAAGGTGGCGAAACATTGTCCAGTACTGCTTCTATGAAGTCTTCTTCTTTACCAAGTTCAAAGAAAGTTGAGCAACCTCTTTTGGAGCCTCCTTCTGATGTAAAGCGATTGGTGAATAAAATAGTGGAGTTCATTGTGAAAAATGGAGAGGCATTTGAATCCGTTCTCATTGagcaagataaaaataatgggagGTTTCCCTTTCTTCTGCCGTCTAATCagtattatcattattatttgaAAGTGCTTCAAAAAGCTCAACAG TCAAAGTTACTAGGAAATAAATCGAGTTCGGAGAAGACTGATGCAGCAGTTCATGTGGTGGAAAAGAATGCTGCACTCTCAAAGGACAGCGATAGTCAATCAGTTGGACCAGACATACCATATGAGTCAGACCGCAAAGGGAAGTTTAAGATGGTAATTGGCAAGAGTAAGAAGGATGGTCAGGATCAACCTTCCAGAGACCACCAACAGCAGATAGGGGTAAGTGTTGATGCAGCTGCAGCTGTCGCTATACTTCAAGCTGCTAGACGGGGAATTAAGAATCCCACTGTgggaatttttccaaaaacatcATTAGACACTAACAGTCATGCACAAGGCAGCGAGAGCGGAGAAGCTTCAAGTTTTGCCCCTATCCAAAATCTAGATAAGAAAGCTGAAAATAATATTTCTCTCGCATCTGATGAGGCTATTGCAAGGACTGCAGCTGTTGTGGCTGCAAGTGAGGCGGACTCCTCTGAAGCATCATTGACTAAAGAACAGAAGCTAAAGGCCGAAAGGTTGAAGCGCGCAAAGATGTTTGCAGCCTTGTTGAAGAGTGGAGCTGCACCCTCAAAGACTCAATTATCACGAGGCTTGTCAGTGGAGCCACTTGACTCTGGAGTTTCTGGTTCGGCTGGGATTCCAATTACTTCCAGCCAGGAAAGGGAGGACAGTTCCTTTCCAGTTGACTTTGGCAACTCAGACATAAATCAGAAGTCTGAAAGAAAAACATCTGGGAATGAGCAAAATGAACGACGATCAAAGAGAAAGTACCGTTCAAGAGCAGAAAGACAcaaagaagaggaggatgaggaagagcaagagggggaagaagaagaagaacgagaagaagaagagagggcaGATAAAGATGAAGAGAGGGATCACAAGCACTCAAGGAAGAAGAGACGATCCCACCGTGCACACCACAGTAAAGAGAGGCATAGGCATCGGAAAAGACATTCTTCTTCTAAGGACAAAGAGTCTCGGCATAGGCGTAGACATGATAGCCCAGATGAAGAACGCCATCAGCATGGACACGATAGCTTTGATGACGAGCAGCGGCATCATCGTCACCGGAATAGACATGATAGCTCTGATTCTGAGCGGCGGCATAGCCATCGTCGGAATAGACATGACAGCATTGATGATAAGCTCGATGGCTCTTCTGGGGACGAGCATATGCCCCATCATCGGCACAAGCACAATGGCTCTTTGGACGACAAGGAGCTGCCCCGCGGCAATAGCCACCAACGTCGTGACTATGACAATGAGACAAACCGTAACAAATCCGGCAAGTATAGGGAATCTCACTCAGGAAGGAAGGAGTTGGAGGAAGGGGAAATAAGTGCAGGATCGAGCGAGTTGAAAGCGCTTGTGAGTGATAGAATTGCAAGAGAAGCATCGACGGGTTTATCAAATACATCTCAAGCACCAAGAGCGCCATCTGAGCCCTCTGAGCCCTCTGAGGTTCCCAATGATCTTAGAGCAAAGATTCGAGCTATGTTGATGGCAACCATGTAA
- the LOC115749941 gene encoding splicing factor, suppressor of white-apricot homolog isoform X1 has protein sequence MDLEVVGRHALLFDDDPMAAFVNSPDALVDWHSLSIDRYDVRHLLSAPPPPRKARRPLPPAAAEADSSMESELDRERYLDLPPPTDEQEPDAETGTETANDGGYHVVAFSYGKPDNATDQKTTAADTGYRPPFPVPEYLLQNMPPTEKVHQIIARTAMFVGKHGGQSEIILRVKHGDNPTFGFLMPDHHLHPYFRFLVDHQELLKSDAEEKSLEGENTEDGGQEDAGGALSLLGATYGSGEDEDETTELKPELEEDRPKKVNVVTELSSDGLDCKESSTDVTGKERSIPKHPPNSSMKEKASAVKKNRSTSTVKAGAECATKKGGETLSSTASMKSSSLPSSKKVEQPLLEPPSDVKRLVNKIVEFIVKNGEAFESVLIEQDKNNGRFPFLLPSNQYYHYYLKVLQKAQQSKLLGNKSSSEKTDAAVHVVEKNAALSKDSDSQSVGPDIPYESDRKGKFKMVIGKSKKDGQDQPSRDHQQQIGVSVDAAAAVAILQAARRGIKNPTVGIFPKTSLDTNSHAQGSESGEASSFAPIQNLDKKAENNISLASDEAIARTAAVVAASEADSSEASLTKEQKLKAERLKRAKMFAALLKSGAAPSKTQLSRGLSVEPLDSGVSGSAGIPITSSQEREDSSFPVDFGNSDINQKSERKTSGNEQNERRSKRKYRSRAERHKEEEDEEEQEGEEEEEREEEERADKDEERDHKHSRKKRRSHRAHHSKERHRHRKRHSSSKDKESRHRRRHDSPDEERHQHGHDSFDDEQRHHRHRNRHDSSDSERRHSHRRNRHDSIDDKLDGSSGDEHMPHHRHKHNGSLDDKELPRGNSHQRRDYDNETNRNKSGKYRESHSGRKELEEGEISAGSSELKALVSDRIAREASTGLSNTSQAPRAPSEPSEPSEVPNDLRAKIRAMLMATM, from the exons ATGGATCTGGAGGTGGTCGGGCGCCACGCGCTCCTCTTCGACGACGATCCCATGGCGGCGTTCGTCAACTCGCCGGACGCCCTGGTCGACTGGCACTCCCTCTCCATCGACCGCTACGACGTGCGCCACCTCCTCTCCGCTCCCCCGCCGCCCCGCAAGGCGCGTCGCCCCCTGCCTCCGGCGGCGGCCGAAGCGGACTCCTCGATGGAATCGGAGCTCGATCGCGAGAGATATCTGGATTTGCCGCCGCCGACCGATGAACAAG AGCCAGATGCAGAAACTGGGACAGAAACAGCAAATGATGGTGGATATCATGTTGTGGCATTCTCATATGGAAAACCCGACAATGCCACGGATCAGAAGACAACAGCTGCTGATACTGGATACCGCCCTCCATTCCCGGTTCCAGAATATTTGCTTCAGAACATG CCTCCAACTGAGAAGGTACATCAGATCATTGCAAGAACTGCTATGTTTGTTGGTAAACATGGTGGGCAGTCGGAGATTATTTTGAGGGTGAAACACGGTGACAACCCAACGTTTGGGTTCTTGATGCCggatcatcatcttcatccatACTTCCGGTTTCTTGTTGATCACCAAGAACTTCTTAAGTCCGATGCAGAAGAAAAATCTTTAGAAGGTGAGAATACAGAGGATGGTGGGCAGGAAGATGCTGGTGGTGCACTGTCTTTGCTCGGTGCTACATATGGGTCCggagaggatgaagatgaaacAACTGAGCTGAAACCTGAACTTGAAGAAGACAGGCCTAAGAAAGTCAATGTTGTTACTGAGCTCAGTTCTGATGGATTGGACTGTAAAGAGTCATCCACTGATGTAACTGGGAAGGAAAGATCAATTCCCAAACATCCACCAAATTCATCTATGAAAGAAAAAGCTTCTGCAGTTAAAAAGAACCGCTCAACTTCTACAGTTAAAGCCGGAGCTGAATGTGCAACAAAAAAAGGTGGCGAAACATTGTCCAGTACTGCTTCTATGAAGTCTTCTTCTTTACCAAGTTCAAAGAAAGTTGAGCAACCTCTTTTGGAGCCTCCTTCTGATGTAAAGCGATTGGTGAATAAAATAGTGGAGTTCATTGTGAAAAATGGAGAGGCATTTGAATCCGTTCTCATTGagcaagataaaaataatgggagGTTTCCCTTTCTTCTGCCGTCTAATCagtattatcattattatttgaAAGTGCTTCAAAAAGCTCAACAG TCAAAGTTACTAGGAAATAAATCGAGTTCGGAGAAGACTGATGCAGCAGTTCATGTGGTGGAAAAGAATGCTGCACTCTCAAAGGACAGCGATAGTCAATCAGTTGGACCAGACATACCATATGAGTCAGACCGCAAAGGGAAGTTTAAGATGGTAATTGGCAAGAGTAAGAAGGATGGTCAGGATCAACCTTCCAGAGACCACCAACAGCAGATAGGGGTAAGTGTTGATGCAGCTGCAGCTGTCGCTATACTTCAAGCTGCTAGACGGGGAATTAAGAATCCCACTGTgggaatttttccaaaaacatcATTAGACACTAACAGTCATGCACAAGGCAGCGAGAGCGGAGAAGCTTCAAGTTTTGCCCCTATCCAAAATCTAGATAAGAAAGCTGAAAATAATATTTCTCTCGCATCTGATGAGGCTATTGCAAGGACTGCAGCTGTTGTGGCTGCAAGTGAGGCGGACTCCTCTGAAGCATCATTGACTAAAGAACAGAAGCTAAAGGCCGAAAGGTTGAAGCGCGCAAAGATGTTTGCAGCCTTGTTGAAGAGTGGAGCTGCACCCTCAAAGACTCAATTATCACGAGGCTTGTCAGTGGAGCCACTTGACTCTGGAGTTTCTGGTTCGGCTGGGATTCCAATTACTTCCAGCCAGGAAAGGGAGGACAGTTCCTTTCCAGTTGACTTTGGCAACTCAGACATAAATCAGAAGTCTGAAAGAAAAACATCTGGGAATGAGCAAAATGAACGACGATCAAAGAGAAAGTACCGTTCAAGAGCAGAAAGACAcaaagaagaggaggatgaggaagagcaagagggggaagaagaagaagaacgagaagaagaagagagggcaGATAAAGATGAAGAGAGGGATCACAAGCACTCAAGGAAGAAGAGACGATCCCACCGTGCACACCACAGTAAAGAGAGGCATAGGCATCGGAAAAGACATTCTTCTTCTAAGGACAAAGAGTCTCGGCATAGGCGTAGACATGATAGCCCAGATGAAGAACGCCATCAGCATGGACACGATAGCTTTGATGACGAGCAGCGGCATCATCGTCACCGGAATAGACATGATAGCTCTGATTCTGAGCGGCGGCATAGCCATCGTCGGAATAGACATGACAGCATTGATGATAAGCTCGATGGCTCTTCTGGGGACGAGCATATGCCCCATCATCGGCACAAGCACAATGGCTCTTTGGACGACAAGGAGCTGCCCCGCGGCAATAGCCACCAACGTCGTGACTATGACAATGAGACAAACCGTAACAAATCCGGCAAGTATAGGGAATCTCACTCAGGAAGGAAGGAGTTGGAGGAAGGGGAAATAAGTGCAGGATCGAGCGAGTTGAAAGCGCTTGTGAGTGATAGAATTGCAAGAGAAGCATCGACGGGTTTATCAAATACATCTCAAGCACCAAGAGCGCCATCTGAGCCCTCTGAGCCCTCTGAGGTTCCCAATGATCTTAGAGCAAAGATTCGAGCTATGTTGATGGCAACCATGTAA
- the LOC115749941 gene encoding splicing factor, suppressor of white-apricot homolog isoform X2, with translation MDLEVVGRHALLFDDDPMAAFVNSPDALVDWHSLSIDRYDVRHLLSAPPPPRKARRPLPPAAAEADSSMESELDRERYLDLPPPTDEQEPDAETGTETANDGGYHVVAFSYGKPDNATDQKTTAADTGYRPPFPVPEYLLQNMPPTEKVHQIIARTAMFVGKHGGQSEIILRVKHGDNPTFGFLMPDHHLHPYFRFLVDHQELLKSDAEEKSLEGENTEDGGQEDAGGALSLLGATYGSGEDEDETTELKPELEEDRPKKVNVVTELSSDGLDCKESSTDVTGKERSIPKHPPNSSMKEKASAVKKNRSTSTVKAGAECATKKGGETLSSTASMKSSSLPSSKKVEQPLLEPPSDVKRLVNKIVEFIVKNGEAFESVLIEQDKNNGRFPFLLPSNQYYHYYLKVLQKAQQSKLLGNKSSSEKTDAAVHVVEKNAALSKDSDSQSVGPDIPYESDRKGKFKMVIGKSKKDGQDQPSRDHQQQIGVSVDAAAAVAILQAARRGIKNPTVGIFPKTSLDTNSHAQGSESGEASSFAPIQNLDKKAENNISLASDEAIARTAAVVAASEADSSEASLTKEQKLKAERLKRAKMFAALLKSGAAPSKTQLSRGLSVEPLDSGVSGSAGIPITSSQEREDSSFPVDFGNSDINQKSERKTSGNEQNERRSKRKYRSRAERHKEEEDEEEQEGEEEEEREEEERADKDEERDHKHSRKKRRSHRAHHSKERHRHRKRHSSSKDKESRHRRRHDSFDDEQRHHRHRNRHDSSDSERRHSHRRNRHDSIDDKLDGSSGDEHMPHHRHKHNGSLDDKELPRGNSHQRRDYDNETNRNKSGKYRESHSGRKELEEGEISAGSSELKALVSDRIAREASTGLSNTSQAPRAPSEPSEPSEVPNDLRAKIRAMLMATM, from the exons ATGGATCTGGAGGTGGTCGGGCGCCACGCGCTCCTCTTCGACGACGATCCCATGGCGGCGTTCGTCAACTCGCCGGACGCCCTGGTCGACTGGCACTCCCTCTCCATCGACCGCTACGACGTGCGCCACCTCCTCTCCGCTCCCCCGCCGCCCCGCAAGGCGCGTCGCCCCCTGCCTCCGGCGGCGGCCGAAGCGGACTCCTCGATGGAATCGGAGCTCGATCGCGAGAGATATCTGGATTTGCCGCCGCCGACCGATGAACAAG AGCCAGATGCAGAAACTGGGACAGAAACAGCAAATGATGGTGGATATCATGTTGTGGCATTCTCATATGGAAAACCCGACAATGCCACGGATCAGAAGACAACAGCTGCTGATACTGGATACCGCCCTCCATTCCCGGTTCCAGAATATTTGCTTCAGAACATG CCTCCAACTGAGAAGGTACATCAGATCATTGCAAGAACTGCTATGTTTGTTGGTAAACATGGTGGGCAGTCGGAGATTATTTTGAGGGTGAAACACGGTGACAACCCAACGTTTGGGTTCTTGATGCCggatcatcatcttcatccatACTTCCGGTTTCTTGTTGATCACCAAGAACTTCTTAAGTCCGATGCAGAAGAAAAATCTTTAGAAGGTGAGAATACAGAGGATGGTGGGCAGGAAGATGCTGGTGGTGCACTGTCTTTGCTCGGTGCTACATATGGGTCCggagaggatgaagatgaaacAACTGAGCTGAAACCTGAACTTGAAGAAGACAGGCCTAAGAAAGTCAATGTTGTTACTGAGCTCAGTTCTGATGGATTGGACTGTAAAGAGTCATCCACTGATGTAACTGGGAAGGAAAGATCAATTCCCAAACATCCACCAAATTCATCTATGAAAGAAAAAGCTTCTGCAGTTAAAAAGAACCGCTCAACTTCTACAGTTAAAGCCGGAGCTGAATGTGCAACAAAAAAAGGTGGCGAAACATTGTCCAGTACTGCTTCTATGAAGTCTTCTTCTTTACCAAGTTCAAAGAAAGTTGAGCAACCTCTTTTGGAGCCTCCTTCTGATGTAAAGCGATTGGTGAATAAAATAGTGGAGTTCATTGTGAAAAATGGAGAGGCATTTGAATCCGTTCTCATTGagcaagataaaaataatgggagGTTTCCCTTTCTTCTGCCGTCTAATCagtattatcattattatttgaAAGTGCTTCAAAAAGCTCAACAG TCAAAGTTACTAGGAAATAAATCGAGTTCGGAGAAGACTGATGCAGCAGTTCATGTGGTGGAAAAGAATGCTGCACTCTCAAAGGACAGCGATAGTCAATCAGTTGGACCAGACATACCATATGAGTCAGACCGCAAAGGGAAGTTTAAGATGGTAATTGGCAAGAGTAAGAAGGATGGTCAGGATCAACCTTCCAGAGACCACCAACAGCAGATAGGGGTAAGTGTTGATGCAGCTGCAGCTGTCGCTATACTTCAAGCTGCTAGACGGGGAATTAAGAATCCCACTGTgggaatttttccaaaaacatcATTAGACACTAACAGTCATGCACAAGGCAGCGAGAGCGGAGAAGCTTCAAGTTTTGCCCCTATCCAAAATCTAGATAAGAAAGCTGAAAATAATATTTCTCTCGCATCTGATGAGGCTATTGCAAGGACTGCAGCTGTTGTGGCTGCAAGTGAGGCGGACTCCTCTGAAGCATCATTGACTAAAGAACAGAAGCTAAAGGCCGAAAGGTTGAAGCGCGCAAAGATGTTTGCAGCCTTGTTGAAGAGTGGAGCTGCACCCTCAAAGACTCAATTATCACGAGGCTTGTCAGTGGAGCCACTTGACTCTGGAGTTTCTGGTTCGGCTGGGATTCCAATTACTTCCAGCCAGGAAAGGGAGGACAGTTCCTTTCCAGTTGACTTTGGCAACTCAGACATAAATCAGAAGTCTGAAAGAAAAACATCTGGGAATGAGCAAAATGAACGACGATCAAAGAGAAAGTACCGTTCAAGAGCAGAAAGACAcaaagaagaggaggatgaggaagagcaagagggggaagaagaagaagaacgagaagaagaagagagggcaGATAAAGATGAAGAGAGGGATCACAAGCACTCAAGGAAGAAGAGACGATCCCACCGTGCACACCACAGTAAAGAGAGGCATAGGCATCGGAAAAGACATTCTTCTTCTAAGGACAAAGAGTCTCGGCATAGGCGTAGACAT GATAGCTTTGATGACGAGCAGCGGCATCATCGTCACCGGAATAGACATGATAGCTCTGATTCTGAGCGGCGGCATAGCCATCGTCGGAATAGACATGACAGCATTGATGATAAGCTCGATGGCTCTTCTGGGGACGAGCATATGCCCCATCATCGGCACAAGCACAATGGCTCTTTGGACGACAAGGAGCTGCCCCGCGGCAATAGCCACCAACGTCGTGACTATGACAATGAGACAAACCGTAACAAATCCGGCAAGTATAGGGAATCTCACTCAGGAAGGAAGGAGTTGGAGGAAGGGGAAATAAGTGCAGGATCGAGCGAGTTGAAAGCGCTTGTGAGTGATAGAATTGCAAGAGAAGCATCGACGGGTTTATCAAATACATCTCAAGCACCAAGAGCGCCATCTGAGCCCTCTGAGCCCTCTGAGGTTCCCAATGATCTTAGAGCAAAGATTCGAGCTATGTTGATGGCAACCATGTAA
- the LOC115749944 gene encoding probable DNA replication complex GINS protein PSF3, which translates to MGSYYDIDDIIAEEEPVSVVLQQPANGVGIDPSAEKNCVDQGSKVELPFWLANELCQRNAVSVLVPACFDEKTRLEIQADPACVDLRSRSPYFYEFGCKMAPIVGDRTLGFLLFSAFRSRYKELLTKAHTASYVAAPKILSRLTKEEVNLYEAAQSSVAAFKKWRVGGRRFQPASVLGRKRRSDE; encoded by the exons ATGGGAAGTTATTATGACATTGATGATATCATTGCTGAGGAGGAG CCGGTTTCAGTTGTACTCCAACAGCCGGCAAATGGAGTTGGGATCGATCCTAGTGCAGAGAAAAATTGT GTTGACCAAGGATCCAAAGTAGAGCTGCCCTTCTGGCTTGCTAATGAGTTGTGCCAGAGAAATGCAGTATCAGTACTTGTTCCGGCATGTTTTGATGAAAA AACTAGACTGGAAATCCAGGCTGATCCTGCATGTGTGGATTTGAGATCTCGAAGTccatatttttatgaatttggcTGCAAGATGGCGCCGAT TGTTGGTGATAGGACCCTTGGATTTCTGCTCTTCTCAGCATTTAGAAGTAGATATAAAGAATTACTGACGAAGGCACACACTGCATCGTATGTGGCAGCTCCGAAAATTCTCTCCCGACTTACTAAAGAAGAAGTCAATT TGTATGAGGCAGCTCAATCGTCAGTGGCTGCCTTTAAGAAGTGGCGTGTAGGTGGCCGGAGATTTCAGCCCGCATCTGTTCTAGGGAGGAAGAGGAGATCAGACGAATAA
- the LOC115749941 gene encoding splicing factor, suppressor of white-apricot homolog isoform X3 — protein sequence MPPTEKVHQIIARTAMFVGKHGGQSEIILRVKHGDNPTFGFLMPDHHLHPYFRFLVDHQELLKSDAEEKSLEGENTEDGGQEDAGGALSLLGATYGSGEDEDETTELKPELEEDRPKKVNVVTELSSDGLDCKESSTDVTGKERSIPKHPPNSSMKEKASAVKKNRSTSTVKAGAECATKKGGETLSSTASMKSSSLPSSKKVEQPLLEPPSDVKRLVNKIVEFIVKNGEAFESVLIEQDKNNGRFPFLLPSNQYYHYYLKVLQKAQQSKLLGNKSSSEKTDAAVHVVEKNAALSKDSDSQSVGPDIPYESDRKGKFKMVIGKSKKDGQDQPSRDHQQQIGVSVDAAAAVAILQAARRGIKNPTVGIFPKTSLDTNSHAQGSESGEASSFAPIQNLDKKAENNISLASDEAIARTAAVVAASEADSSEASLTKEQKLKAERLKRAKMFAALLKSGAAPSKTQLSRGLSVEPLDSGVSGSAGIPITSSQEREDSSFPVDFGNSDINQKSERKTSGNEQNERRSKRKYRSRAERHKEEEDEEEQEGEEEEEREEEERADKDEERDHKHSRKKRRSHRAHHSKERHRHRKRHSSSKDKESRHRRRHDSPDEERHQHGHDSFDDEQRHHRHRNRHDSSDSERRHSHRRNRHDSIDDKLDGSSGDEHMPHHRHKHNGSLDDKELPRGNSHQRRDYDNETNRNKSGKYRESHSGRKELEEGEISAGSSELKALVSDRIAREASTGLSNTSQAPRAPSEPSEPSEVPNDLRAKIRAMLMATM from the exons ATG CCTCCAACTGAGAAGGTACATCAGATCATTGCAAGAACTGCTATGTTTGTTGGTAAACATGGTGGGCAGTCGGAGATTATTTTGAGGGTGAAACACGGTGACAACCCAACGTTTGGGTTCTTGATGCCggatcatcatcttcatccatACTTCCGGTTTCTTGTTGATCACCAAGAACTTCTTAAGTCCGATGCAGAAGAAAAATCTTTAGAAGGTGAGAATACAGAGGATGGTGGGCAGGAAGATGCTGGTGGTGCACTGTCTTTGCTCGGTGCTACATATGGGTCCggagaggatgaagatgaaacAACTGAGCTGAAACCTGAACTTGAAGAAGACAGGCCTAAGAAAGTCAATGTTGTTACTGAGCTCAGTTCTGATGGATTGGACTGTAAAGAGTCATCCACTGATGTAACTGGGAAGGAAAGATCAATTCCCAAACATCCACCAAATTCATCTATGAAAGAAAAAGCTTCTGCAGTTAAAAAGAACCGCTCAACTTCTACAGTTAAAGCCGGAGCTGAATGTGCAACAAAAAAAGGTGGCGAAACATTGTCCAGTACTGCTTCTATGAAGTCTTCTTCTTTACCAAGTTCAAAGAAAGTTGAGCAACCTCTTTTGGAGCCTCCTTCTGATGTAAAGCGATTGGTGAATAAAATAGTGGAGTTCATTGTGAAAAATGGAGAGGCATTTGAATCCGTTCTCATTGagcaagataaaaataatgggagGTTTCCCTTTCTTCTGCCGTCTAATCagtattatcattattatttgaAAGTGCTTCAAAAAGCTCAACAG TCAAAGTTACTAGGAAATAAATCGAGTTCGGAGAAGACTGATGCAGCAGTTCATGTGGTGGAAAAGAATGCTGCACTCTCAAAGGACAGCGATAGTCAATCAGTTGGACCAGACATACCATATGAGTCAGACCGCAAAGGGAAGTTTAAGATGGTAATTGGCAAGAGTAAGAAGGATGGTCAGGATCAACCTTCCAGAGACCACCAACAGCAGATAGGGGTAAGTGTTGATGCAGCTGCAGCTGTCGCTATACTTCAAGCTGCTAGACGGGGAATTAAGAATCCCACTGTgggaatttttccaaaaacatcATTAGACACTAACAGTCATGCACAAGGCAGCGAGAGCGGAGAAGCTTCAAGTTTTGCCCCTATCCAAAATCTAGATAAGAAAGCTGAAAATAATATTTCTCTCGCATCTGATGAGGCTATTGCAAGGACTGCAGCTGTTGTGGCTGCAAGTGAGGCGGACTCCTCTGAAGCATCATTGACTAAAGAACAGAAGCTAAAGGCCGAAAGGTTGAAGCGCGCAAAGATGTTTGCAGCCTTGTTGAAGAGTGGAGCTGCACCCTCAAAGACTCAATTATCACGAGGCTTGTCAGTGGAGCCACTTGACTCTGGAGTTTCTGGTTCGGCTGGGATTCCAATTACTTCCAGCCAGGAAAGGGAGGACAGTTCCTTTCCAGTTGACTTTGGCAACTCAGACATAAATCAGAAGTCTGAAAGAAAAACATCTGGGAATGAGCAAAATGAACGACGATCAAAGAGAAAGTACCGTTCAAGAGCAGAAAGACAcaaagaagaggaggatgaggaagagcaagagggggaagaagaagaagaacgagaagaagaagagagggcaGATAAAGATGAAGAGAGGGATCACAAGCACTCAAGGAAGAAGAGACGATCCCACCGTGCACACCACAGTAAAGAGAGGCATAGGCATCGGAAAAGACATTCTTCTTCTAAGGACAAAGAGTCTCGGCATAGGCGTAGACATGATAGCCCAGATGAAGAACGCCATCAGCATGGACACGATAGCTTTGATGACGAGCAGCGGCATCATCGTCACCGGAATAGACATGATAGCTCTGATTCTGAGCGGCGGCATAGCCATCGTCGGAATAGACATGACAGCATTGATGATAAGCTCGATGGCTCTTCTGGGGACGAGCATATGCCCCATCATCGGCACAAGCACAATGGCTCTTTGGACGACAAGGAGCTGCCCCGCGGCAATAGCCACCAACGTCGTGACTATGACAATGAGACAAACCGTAACAAATCCGGCAAGTATAGGGAATCTCACTCAGGAAGGAAGGAGTTGGAGGAAGGGGAAATAAGTGCAGGATCGAGCGAGTTGAAAGCGCTTGTGAGTGATAGAATTGCAAGAGAAGCATCGACGGGTTTATCAAATACATCTCAAGCACCAAGAGCGCCATCTGAGCCCTCTGAGCCCTCTGAGGTTCCCAATGATCTTAGAGCAAAGATTCGAGCTATGTTGATGGCAACCATGTAA